In one Chloroflexi bacterium ADurb.Bin180 genomic region, the following are encoded:
- the lrtA gene encoding Light-repressed protein A, whose amino-acid sequence MQLIITGKNMEVSEPLKDYVQKKIGKLDRFLPMIGEVHVELSSEKVKSNQDRHVVQVTMNNDGTILRAEERSADILAAVDEVRDKLQRQIERFKDRPARRRQRARAAMPEPEAPVEEEAAAPRIVRTKQFNVTPMSDEEAIEQMELLGHDFFVFYNPTTASMNVLYRRKDGNYGLLQPVLI is encoded by the coding sequence ATGCAGCTAATCATCACGGGCAAGAACATGGAGGTCAGCGAGCCGCTCAAGGACTATGTGCAGAAGAAGATCGGCAAACTCGACCGTTTCCTCCCCATGATTGGCGAAGTGCACGTCGAGCTCTCCAGCGAGAAAGTCAAGAGCAACCAGGACCGTCACGTGGTGCAGGTCACCATGAACAACGACGGCACCATTCTGCGTGCCGAGGAGCGCAGCGCCGATATCCTGGCGGCGGTCGACGAGGTTCGCGACAAGCTGCAGCGTCAGATCGAGCGCTTTAAGGATCGGCCAGCTCGCCGGCGCCAGCGAGCCCGTGCCGCGATGCCCGAGCCAGAGGCACCGGTCGAGGAGGAGGCGGCGGCGCCCAGGATCGTTCGCACGAAGCAGTTCAACGTCACGCCGATGTCAGATGAGGAAGCCATTGAGCAGATGGAGCTGCTGGGGCACGACTTTTTTGTCTTTTACAACCCGACCACGGCATCGATGAACGTGCTCTACCGACGCAAAGACGGGAACTATGGTCTGTTGCAGCCGGTGCTCATCTAG
- the ywlE gene encoding Low molecular weight protein-tyrosine-phosphatase YwlE: protein MAAKKTVLFVCTGNVCRSPMAAGLFFDRLVRDNAQRAVRVRSAGTWALEDQPASAYALQVMAERGLDISAHRGHNLTQTTVDETDLILVMTLRHKEALVQDFQGAEGKVHLLSGMAGPTYDVQDPYGGSIVEYRQTANELDELIEKGYPRIMELLGLK from the coding sequence ATGGCCGCAAAGAAGACAGTGCTGTTCGTCTGTACGGGAAACGTATGTCGTTCTCCAATGGCGGCCGGGCTGTTCTTTGATCGTCTGGTGCGTGACAACGCCCAGCGTGCCGTCAGGGTGCGCTCGGCAGGAACGTGGGCCCTGGAGGATCAGCCGGCGTCGGCCTACGCCCTTCAGGTCATGGCCGAGAGAGGGCTCGACATCAGTGCGCACCGCGGGCACAACCTCACTCAGACGACGGTCGACGAAACCGACCTGATCCTGGTGATGACCCTTCGTCACAAAGAGGCGCTCGTGCAGGATTTCCAGGGAGCAGAGGGAAAGGTGCACCTGCTCTCCGGCATGGCTGGCCCCACCTACGATGTCCAGGATCCCTACGGCGGCTCCATTGTCGAGTATCGCCAGACGGCGAACGAACTGGACGAGCTGATCGAAAAGGGCTATCCACGCATCATGGAGCTGCTTGGTCTCAAGTAA
- a CDS encoding HNH endonuclease, with protein sequence MNSSAVLVLNQDYEPLNVCALRRALGMIFGGKAEILENGRGYIRSANRLWPAPSVIRLEYLVRRPLPRVRLCRREIFRRDNYTCQYCGKQTRNLTMDHLVPRHRGGEHVWTNLVSACPNCNRRKGGKSLEQARMSLLTQPVEPKATGRYLFQPYLEQNTEWDKFLRGWWE encoded by the coding sequence ATGAATAGCAGTGCCGTACTGGTCCTGAACCAAGATTATGAGCCGCTGAACGTCTGTGCTTTGCGTCGTGCTCTGGGGATGATCTTTGGCGGCAAGGCAGAAATCCTCGAGAACGGCAGAGGTTACATACGTTCCGCCAACCGCTTGTGGCCTGCCCCATCGGTAATCCGACTGGAGTACCTGGTCCGGCGCCCCCTGCCTCGCGTTCGGCTGTGCCGGCGAGAGATCTTTAGGCGCGATAACTACACCTGCCAGTACTGCGGAAAGCAAACCCGCAACCTGACCATGGACCATCTCGTTCCACGCCACCGGGGCGGAGAGCACGTGTGGACCAACCTGGTCAGTGCCTGCCCGAACTGCAACAGGCGCAAGGGCGGCAAGAGCTTGGAGCAGGCCCGGATGAGCCTGCTCACTCAACCCGTCGAGCCCAAGGCAACAGGGCGGTATCTCTTTCAACCGTATCTGGAACAGAACACCGAGTGGGACAAGTTCCTCAGAGGCTGGTGGGAATAG
- the serS gene encoding Serine--tRNA ligase, whose protein sequence is MLDLRLIREKPDFVKAAMASLGSDAPIDQILRLDERRRGILAEVELLKAQRNEVSKEIGRLRGGEGSEQLKEQSRTIGERIRALDEEVKDVEARLNAAMYEVPNIPHESVPPGKDDRENVVVRTVGEPRHFDFTPLAHWDLGPALGLIDFERGVRMSGTRFYLLKGMGARLQRALITWMLDLHVAKHGYTEIYPPYMVREDCLWVDGKLPKFRDNIYHDAEENLWWVGTAETPLTNLHRDETLLLADLPRNYVAYTACFRREKMSAGRDVRGIKRGHQFDKVEMFKFTTPESSYEELEKMVGQAEEVATLLGIPHRVILMCTGDLGFVAAKKYDVEMWAPGCGEWLEVSSISNCTDFQTRRGNMRFRREPGARPEYMHTLNGSGLALPRTLIAVMENYQQADGSVVVPEVLRPYMAGVDVIR, encoded by the coding sequence ATGTTGGATTTGCGGTTGATACGAGAGAAACCCGATTTCGTCAAGGCGGCGATGGCTTCGCTGGGCAGCGATGCGCCCATCGACCAGATTCTCCGGCTGGACGAGAGACGCCGTGGAATCCTCGCCGAGGTAGAGCTGCTGAAGGCGCAGCGCAATGAGGTGTCCAAGGAGATTGGCCGCCTGCGTGGTGGAGAGGGGTCTGAGCAACTGAAAGAGCAGAGCCGCACTATCGGCGAGCGAATCAGGGCGTTGGACGAGGAGGTCAAGGACGTCGAGGCCAGACTGAACGCGGCGATGTACGAAGTGCCGAACATCCCTCACGAGTCGGTTCCCCCGGGCAAAGATGACCGTGAAAACGTGGTGGTGCGTACGGTTGGCGAGCCGCGCCACTTTGATTTCACCCCACTGGCACACTGGGACCTTGGTCCAGCGCTGGGCCTCATCGATTTCGAGCGCGGAGTGCGTATGTCGGGGACTCGCTTCTACCTGCTCAAGGGCATGGGCGCCAGACTCCAGAGGGCGCTGATCACCTGGATGCTTGACCTGCACGTGGCCAAGCACGGCTATACCGAAATCTATCCGCCCTACATGGTTCGCGAGGACTGCCTGTGGGTCGACGGCAAGCTGCCCAAGTTCCGCGACAACATCTACCACGATGCGGAAGAGAACCTGTGGTGGGTTGGCACAGCGGAAACGCCGCTCACCAACCTGCATCGCGACGAAACGCTACTGCTGGCCGACCTGCCGCGCAACTATGTGGCCTACACTGCCTGCTTTCGCCGGGAAAAGATGAGCGCCGGTCGTGATGTCAGGGGCATCAAGCGCGGCCACCAGTTCGATAAGGTTGAGATGTTCAAGTTCACTACGCCCGAGTCCAGCTACGAAGAGTTAGAGAAGATGGTGGGTCAGGCGGAAGAGGTGGCGACGCTGCTGGGTATCCCGCACCGCGTCATTCTGATGTGCACGGGCGATCTCGGCTTTGTTGCGGCGAAGAAGTACGACGTCGAGATGTGGGCGCCTGGCTGCGGTGAATGGCTGGAAGTGTCAAGCATCTCCAACTGCACGGACTTTCAGACCAGGCGCGGTAACATGCGCTTTCGTCGCGAACCAGGGGCCAGGCCCGAGTACATGCATACTCTCAATGGCTCTGGGCTGGCACTGCCGCGTACTCTCATTGCCGTGATGGAGAACTATCAGCAAGCGGATGGCAGTGTAGTAGTGCCAGAGGTCTTGCGACCCTATATGGCTGGTGTGGACGTCATTCGCTGA